One segment of Setaria viridis chromosome 4, Setaria_viridis_v4.0, whole genome shotgun sequence DNA contains the following:
- the LOC140222594 gene encoding uncharacterized protein, which translates to MSKPTSTMWLKTKDEEKFIADLAGTFDSLQAYRWKHNPSKCIFGVPFGKCLGFMVSQRSIEINLIKVEAIRNMTKPASMKDVMKLTSMMAALSRFISKLSEKGLPFFRLLKKADKFE; encoded by the coding sequence ATGTCGAAGCCTACATCGACAATGTGGTTGAAGACTAAGGATGAGGAGAAATTTATAGCCGACCTTGCAGGAACCTTCGATAGCCTCCAAGCCTATCGCTGGAAACATAATCCGAGCAAATGCATCTTCGGTGTCCCATTTGGAAAGTgtctgggcttcatggtcagccagcgCAGCATCGAAATCAATCTCATCAAGGTTGAAGCAATTAGAAACATGACAAAACCAGCTAGCATGAAAGACGTCATGAAGCTTACCAGCATGATGGCAGCCCTCAgccgcttcatcagcaaactcaGCGAAAAGGGTCTGCCCTTCTTCAGGCTACTCAAAAAAGCGGACAAGTTCGAGTGA